Proteins encoded within one genomic window of Nonomuraea gerenzanensis:
- the dapD gene encoding 2,3,4,5-tetrahydropyridine-2,6-dicarboxylate N-succinyltransferase, with product MTAIDPTSTGAFGAGLATIAADGTVLDTWFPAPELGDAPHTGTQRLSADEAGELAEQAGHDAARGVEVVAVRTGIAKLSEAPVDAHDVYLRLHLLSARLVQPHGVNLDGIFGLLANVVWTNFGPCPVPGFERTRLRLRARGAVTVFGVDKFPRMVDYVLPSGVRIADADRVRLGAHLAAGTTVMHEGFVNFNAGTLGSSMIEGRVSAGVVVGDGSDVGGGASIMGTLSGGGKQVISIGERCLLGANAGLGISLGDDCVVEAGLYVTAGTRVTLPDGTVVKAAELSGSNGILLRRNSQSGAVEALPRKGGGIELNAALHAND from the coding sequence GTGACTGCTATCGATCCCACCTCGACCGGCGCGTTCGGCGCCGGACTCGCCACCATCGCCGCCGACGGCACCGTCCTCGACACCTGGTTCCCCGCCCCCGAGCTGGGCGACGCGCCCCATACGGGCACCCAGCGGCTCTCCGCCGACGAGGCGGGGGAGCTGGCCGAGCAGGCCGGCCACGACGCGGCGCGCGGCGTGGAGGTGGTGGCCGTGCGCACCGGCATCGCCAAGCTCTCCGAGGCCCCCGTGGACGCGCACGACGTCTACCTGCGCCTGCACCTGCTCTCGGCCCGGCTGGTCCAGCCGCACGGCGTCAACCTCGACGGCATCTTCGGCCTGCTGGCCAACGTGGTCTGGACGAACTTCGGTCCCTGCCCGGTGCCCGGCTTCGAGCGCACGCGGCTGCGGCTGCGGGCCAGGGGCGCGGTGACGGTGTTCGGGGTCGACAAGTTCCCCCGGATGGTCGACTACGTGCTGCCCTCGGGTGTCCGGATCGCCGACGCCGACCGTGTTCGGCTCGGCGCCCACCTGGCCGCCGGCACCACGGTCATGCACGAGGGCTTCGTGAACTTCAACGCCGGCACGCTCGGCAGCTCCATGATCGAGGGCCGGGTCTCGGCCGGCGTGGTCGTCGGCGACGGCTCCGACGTGGGCGGCGGCGCCTCCATCATGGGCACGCTGTCGGGCGGCGGCAAGCAGGTCATCTCCATCGGCGAGCGCTGCCTGCTGGGCGCCAACGCGGGCCTGGGCATCTCGCTGGGCGACGACTGCGTGGTGGAGGCGGGCCTGTACGTCACGGCGGGCACCCGCGTCACGCTGCCGGACGGCACGGTGGTCAAGGCGGCCGAGCTGTCGGGCTCCAACGGCATCCTGCTGCGGCGCAACTCGCAGTCGGGCGCGGTGGAGGCACTGCCTCGCAAGGGCGGCGGCATCGAGCTCAACGCGGCTCTGCACGCCAACGACTGA
- a CDS encoding ABC transporter substrate-binding protein, with the protein MNRIAPMGRLLAVAAAASLALTACGGGGDTAGQSASTAPSAATSTEASSAPAAKGDGTLTLGTVLPQTGSLAFLGPPEFAGVDQAVKEINEAGGVLGKPVTKVHTDSGDTTTNIASQSVDKLLAQKADAIIGAASSSVSESIIDKITGAGVVQFSPANTSDKFTTIEDNGLYFRTAPPDKLQGRVLGDLIAADGNDTVGILAMQDSYGSGLADQITKTAEAAGASVVERVDYDPKAAEFSADVAKIKAANPKAVVLIGFEEGAKVVAELVKQGLGADKVKWYMVDGNMSNTNYLKMPKGTLTGVKGTIPGAEAPEEFREKLRKLDPKLDDFTYAAESYDAANLIALAAEAAKDDSGASIAAQLAEVSKGGEKCKTFKDCADLLKAGKDIDYDGISGPVEFDANGDPAVATIGVYQYGDDNKYASKALEYRTGKIEG; encoded by the coding sequence ATGAACCGCATTGCTCCGATGGGGCGCCTGCTGGCCGTCGCGGCCGCGGCGAGCCTGGCCCTGACGGCCTGTGGCGGCGGTGGCGACACGGCCGGGCAGTCCGCCTCCACCGCGCCGTCCGCCGCGACGTCCACGGAAGCCTCCTCGGCGCCCGCGGCGAAGGGCGACGGCACGCTGACCCTCGGCACGGTGCTGCCGCAGACCGGCTCGCTGGCCTTCCTCGGCCCGCCCGAGTTCGCCGGCGTGGACCAGGCCGTCAAGGAGATCAACGAGGCGGGCGGCGTCCTCGGCAAGCCGGTCACCAAGGTGCACACCGACTCCGGCGACACCACCACGAACATCGCCTCGCAGTCGGTGGACAAGCTGCTGGCGCAGAAGGCCGACGCCATCATCGGCGCCGCCTCCTCGTCGGTGTCGGAGTCGATCATCGACAAGATCACGGGCGCGGGGGTCGTGCAGTTCTCGCCGGCCAACACCTCCGACAAGTTCACCACGATCGAGGACAACGGGCTCTACTTCCGTACGGCGCCGCCGGACAAGCTGCAGGGCCGCGTCCTGGGTGACCTGATCGCGGCCGACGGCAACGACACCGTCGGCATCCTGGCCATGCAGGACTCCTACGGCTCCGGCCTGGCCGACCAGATCACCAAGACGGCCGAGGCGGCCGGCGCCAGCGTCGTGGAGCGGGTCGACTACGACCCGAAGGCGGCCGAGTTCTCCGCCGACGTGGCCAAGATCAAGGCGGCGAACCCGAAGGCCGTGGTGCTGATCGGGTTCGAGGAGGGCGCCAAGGTCGTGGCCGAGCTGGTCAAGCAGGGCCTGGGCGCCGACAAGGTGAAGTGGTACATGGTGGACGGCAACATGTCGAACACCAACTACCTGAAGATGCCCAAGGGCACGCTCACCGGCGTCAAGGGCACCATCCCCGGGGCCGAGGCGCCCGAGGAGTTCAGGGAGAAGCTGCGCAAGCTCGACCCGAAGCTCGACGACTTCACCTACGCCGCCGAGTCCTACGACGCGGCGAACCTCATCGCGCTGGCCGCCGAGGCCGCCAAGGACGACAGCGGCGCGTCCATCGCGGCCCAGCTGGCCGAGGTGAGCAAGGGCGGCGAGAAGTGCAAGACCTTCAAGGACTGCGCCGACCTGCTCAAGGCCGGCAAGGACATCGACTACGACGGGATCAGCGGCCCCGTCGAGTTCGACGCCAACGGTGACCCGGCGGTGGCGACCATCGGCGTCTACCAGTACGGCGACGACAACAAGTACGCCAGCAAGGCGCTGGAGTACCGGACCGGCAAGATCGAGGGCTGA
- a CDS encoding S8 family peptidase, which translates to MRRVASGMTALAAVVALGACTPSATREAATSRAEFLVFYDYGKRHQAEAAVERAGGTAVSADTRLGYLMAAGSGAGFEEAVGADPAIVGVSPDRRIGYATSGPATPATARTTTQAARTGKLSTRPAAFPDEKSFTTKRGEPLASRQWDMRMIGADRANAKAPGSKQVLVGVIDTGVDGRHPDLAPNFNRELSRNFVTDKPKDEYGETLDGPCEASGCKDGVDVDDDGHGTHVASTIASPLNGIGIAGVAPGVQIVNIRAGQDSGFFFLKPSLDALTYAGDIGVDVVNMSYFVDPWLFNCANNPSDTKKQQLEQQAIITGMQRALDYARQRGVTLISALGNGSTDLGRPQVDKQSPGYPKGDEKERRVDNSCLNVPAESDGVISVSALGPSGRKAVYSDYGDEQTDVSAPGGDVLDGQGTQATRSILAAAPEHVLRASGRIDAKGEPKGTDVVKDCTGGTCSYYQYLEGTSMASPHAAGVAAILVSRFGKPGKGGLELAPATVEQLLYKTATQKACPTPRQYVYKVFGQTETHDCEGGPADNGFYGHGIVDAWKAATVEP; encoded by the coding sequence ATGCGGCGGGTCGCCTCGGGCATGACGGCGCTGGCCGCCGTGGTGGCGCTCGGCGCCTGCACGCCGTCCGCGACCCGGGAGGCCGCCACGTCGCGCGCCGAGTTCCTGGTCTTCTACGACTACGGCAAGCGGCACCAGGCCGAGGCCGCCGTCGAGCGCGCCGGCGGCACCGCGGTCTCCGCCGACACCAGGCTCGGCTACCTGATGGCGGCCGGCTCCGGCGCCGGTTTCGAGGAGGCCGTGGGCGCGGACCCGGCCATCGTCGGCGTCTCCCCGGACCGCCGCATCGGCTACGCCACCTCCGGCCCTGCCACCCCGGCCACCGCCCGCACCACCACGCAGGCCGCCCGTACCGGAAAGCTCTCCACCCGCCCCGCCGCGTTCCCCGACGAGAAGTCGTTCACCACGAAGCGGGGCGAGCCGCTGGCGAGCCGCCAGTGGGACATGCGCATGATCGGCGCCGACCGCGCCAACGCCAAGGCGCCCGGCAGCAAGCAGGTCCTCGTCGGCGTCATCGACACCGGCGTGGACGGCAGGCACCCCGACCTCGCCCCCAACTTCAACCGCGAGCTCAGCCGCAACTTCGTCACCGACAAGCCCAAGGACGAGTACGGCGAGACGCTCGACGGCCCCTGCGAGGCGTCCGGCTGCAAGGACGGCGTGGACGTGGACGACGACGGCCACGGCACCCACGTGGCCAGCACCATCGCCTCCCCGCTGAACGGCATCGGCATCGCCGGCGTCGCGCCCGGCGTGCAGATCGTGAACATCAGGGCGGGCCAGGACTCCGGCTTCTTCTTCCTCAAGCCCAGCCTCGACGCGCTCACCTACGCCGGCGACATCGGCGTGGACGTGGTGAACATGAGCTACTTCGTCGACCCCTGGCTGTTCAACTGCGCGAACAACCCCTCCGACACCAAGAAGCAGCAGCTCGAACAGCAGGCCATCATCACCGGCATGCAACGCGCGCTCGACTACGCCAGGCAGCGCGGCGTCACGCTGATCTCCGCGCTCGGCAACGGCTCCACCGACCTCGGCCGCCCCCAGGTGGACAAGCAGAGCCCCGGCTACCCGAAGGGCGACGAGAAGGAGCGGCGGGTCGACAACTCCTGCCTCAACGTGCCCGCCGAGTCGGACGGCGTCATCTCCGTCTCCGCACTCGGCCCCTCCGGTCGCAAGGCCGTCTACAGCGACTACGGCGACGAGCAGACCGACGTGTCGGCGCCCGGCGGCGACGTGCTCGACGGGCAGGGGACGCAGGCCACCCGGTCGATCCTGGCGGCCGCGCCCGAGCACGTGCTGCGCGCCTCCGGCCGCATCGACGCCAAGGGCGAGCCCAAGGGCACCGACGTGGTCAAGGACTGCACCGGTGGCACCTGCTCCTACTATCAGTACCTCGAAGGCACCTCGATGGCCTCGCCGCACGCGGCCGGCGTCGCGGCGATCCTCGTCAGCCGCTTCGGCAAGCCGGGCAAGGGCGGGCTGGAGCTGGCCCCGGCGACGGTCGAGCAGCTGCTCTACAAGACCGCCACGCAGAAGGCCTGCCCCACGCCGCGCCAGTACGTCTACAAGGTCTTCGGGCAGACCGAGACGCACGACTGCGAGGGCGGCCCGGCCGACAACGGATTCTACGGGCACGGCATCGTGGACGCCTGGAAGGCGGCTACCGTCGAACCATGA
- a CDS encoding ANTAR domain-containing response regulator produces the protein MSTQRRVVIAEDEALIRLDLKEMLQEDGYVVVGEAGDGEQAIRLAAELKPDLVILDVKMPVLDGISAAERIVSERIAPCLILTAFSQRDLVERARDAGAMAYLVKPFTKADLVPAIEMAVSRHEEMVALAAEVSSLSERLETRKLVERAKGQLMTLHGWTEPQAFRWIQKASMDRRLSMREVAQIVIDDAAERS, from the coding sequence GTGAGTACGCAGCGGCGAGTAGTGATCGCGGAAGACGAGGCCCTGATCCGCCTCGACCTCAAGGAGATGCTCCAGGAGGACGGCTACGTCGTCGTGGGCGAGGCCGGTGACGGCGAGCAGGCGATCAGGCTGGCCGCCGAGCTGAAGCCCGACCTCGTCATCCTCGACGTGAAGATGCCCGTGCTCGACGGCATCTCGGCGGCCGAGCGGATCGTGTCCGAGCGGATCGCCCCCTGCCTCATCCTGACCGCGTTCTCCCAGCGGGATCTGGTCGAGCGGGCCAGGGACGCGGGCGCGATGGCCTACCTGGTCAAGCCGTTCACCAAGGCCGACCTGGTGCCGGCGATCGAGATGGCGGTCAGCAGGCACGAGGAGATGGTGGCGCTCGCGGCCGAGGTGTCGAGCCTGTCGGAGCGGCTGGAGACCAGGAAGCTGGTCGAGCGGGCCAAGGGGCAGCTGATGACGCTGCACGGCTGGACGGAGCCGCAGGCGTTCCGATGGATCCAGAAGGCGTCGATGGACCGGCGGCTGAGCATGCGCGAGGTTGCCCAGATCGTTATAGACGACGCGGCGGAGCGATCCTGA
- a CDS encoding ABC transporter substrate-binding protein gives MIRNLRAPLAVTAAVLALAACSSGGTTAGTVTSGSASAPQGDGTLTLGTVLPQTGSLAYLGPPMFGGVDLARKEINEAGGVLGKPVAKFDTDSGDTTTNIASQSVDKLLTQKVDAIVGAASSSVSESIIDKITRAKVVQFSPANTSDKFTTIKDDGLYFRTAPPDKLQGRVLGDLVVADGNDTIGILAMQDSYGSGLADQVTKTAEEGGGKVVERVDYDPKAADFSADVAKIKAANPKGIVLIGFEETSKVVQELVKQGLTSDRHKWYMVDGNMSNTNFVKAPKGTLDGVKGTLPGAEAPGAFQERLLQVNPEITEYTYAAESYDAVTLLALAAEAAKSDAGPAIAGKLVEVSKGGTKCTGFKECVDLVRAGTDIDYDGVSGPVDFNDVGDPSVATIGVYQYGANNKFNAAKAIEYRRGNIDG, from the coding sequence ATGATCCGTAATCTTCGCGCGCCGCTCGCCGTCACCGCGGCCGTCCTGGCGCTGGCGGCGTGCTCGTCCGGCGGCACGACCGCCGGCACCGTCACCTCAGGCTCCGCCTCCGCGCCGCAGGGCGACGGCACGCTGACCCTCGGCACCGTGTTGCCGCAGACCGGCTCGCTGGCCTATCTGGGCCCGCCCATGTTCGGCGGCGTCGACCTGGCGCGCAAGGAGATCAACGAGGCCGGCGGGGTGCTCGGCAAGCCCGTCGCCAAGTTCGACACGGACTCGGGGGACACGACCACCAACATCGCCTCCCAGTCGGTGGACAAGCTGCTGACGCAGAAGGTGGACGCGATCGTCGGGGCGGCGTCCTCGTCGGTGTCGGAGTCGATCATCGACAAGATCACGCGGGCGAAGGTCGTGCAGTTCTCGCCCGCCAACACCTCCGACAAGTTCACCACGATCAAAGACGACGGCCTCTACTTCCGCACGGCCCCGCCGGACAAGCTGCAGGGGCGGGTCCTGGGTGACCTGGTGGTCGCCGATGGCAACGACACCATCGGGATCCTGGCCATGCAGGACTCCTACGGTTCCGGCCTGGCCGACCAGGTGACGAAGACGGCCGAGGAGGGCGGCGGGAAAGTCGTGGAGCGGGTGGACTACGACCCGAAGGCGGCCGACTTCTCCGCCGACGTGGCCAAGATCAAGGCGGCGAACCCGAAGGGCATCGTGCTCATCGGCTTCGAGGAGACCTCGAAGGTCGTGCAGGAGCTGGTCAAGCAGGGGCTGACCAGCGACAGGCACAAGTGGTACATGGTGGACGGCAACATGTCGAACACCAACTTCGTCAAGGCCCCGAAGGGCACCTTGGACGGGGTCAAGGGCACGCTGCCGGGGGCCGAGGCGCCCGGGGCGTTCCAGGAGCGGCTGCTGCAGGTGAACCCGGAGATCACCGAGTACACCTACGCGGCGGAGTCGTACGACGCCGTGACGCTCCTCGCGCTGGCCGCGGAGGCGGCCAAGTCGGACGCGGGCCCGGCCATCGCGGGCAAGCTGGTGGAGGTGAGCAAGGGCGGCACCAAGTGCACGGGGTTCAAGGAGTGCGTGGACCTGGTGCGGGCCGGCACGGACATCGACTACGACGGCGTCAGCGGCCCGGTGGACTTCAACGACGTGGGTGACCCGTCGGTCGCCACGATCGGCGTCTACCAGTACGGCGCGAACAACAAGTTCAACGCCGCCAAGGCGATCGAATATCGCCGGGGGAACATCGACGGCTGA
- a CDS encoding pyridoxamine 5'-phosphate oxidase family protein, whose protein sequence is MPLSVAAREAFLAESHIASLAVEAGAGRAPLVVPVWYDYSPGGEIRFLTDGDSHKARLIAKAGRFSILVQRDSPTYRYVSVEGPVVRSGPTTLDDLTRISSRYLPPDAVSGYVQGSDLNMLVTFRMCPDHWLSADLGALG, encoded by the coding sequence ATGCCGTTGAGCGTGGCGGCCCGGGAGGCGTTCCTGGCGGAGTCGCACATCGCCAGCCTGGCGGTGGAGGCGGGCGCCGGCCGGGCGCCGCTGGTCGTGCCCGTCTGGTACGACTACAGCCCCGGCGGCGAGATCCGGTTCCTGACGGACGGCGACTCGCACAAGGCCCGGCTGATCGCCAAGGCGGGCCGGTTCTCGATCCTGGTGCAGCGCGACAGCCCGACCTACCGCTACGTGTCCGTGGAGGGCCCGGTGGTGCGCTCGGGGCCCACGACGCTCGACGACCTCACCCGCATCTCCTCCCGCTACCTGCCGCCTGACGCCGTGTCCGGCTACGTCCAGGGCTCCGACCTGAACATGCTGGTGACGTTCAGGATGTGCCCCGACCACTGGCTCTCGGCCGACCTGGGCGCCCTGGGCTGA
- the pyk gene encoding pyruvate kinase, translating into MTRRAKIVCTLGPATSSKERLRELIAAGMDVARFNLSHGNHDLHREVYDRVKEVAADLGRGVGVLADLQGPKIRVGTFEEGPVRLGFGDVFTITTEDVPGDREQVSTTYKGLPKDVRPGDTILVDDGRLVLEATRVDGERITTRVVIGGMISDNKGLNLPGVNVSAPALTDKDEADLRWALRTGFDMIALSFVRRPSDADVVRNIMEQEAVRLPLLAKIEKPQAVDRLPDIVEAFDGIMVARGDLGVELPLEQVPIVQRRIIELCREKARPVIVATQMLDSMMNAPRPTRAEASDVAYAVMDGADAVMLSGETSVGNYPIEAVSTMDRIACAAEKSSLHATHTLERMPETTGGAIARAAAEVGAIVGAKALVAFTMSGETARRLARYRSPIPLLAFTSAPHVRGQLSLTWGVETFHVPFVHHTDDMVRQVEASLLSLGRLEKGDKVVIVAGSPPGTPGSTNALRVHTIGSAVSHAH; encoded by the coding sequence GTGACTCGTCGCGCGAAAATCGTCTGCACCCTAGGCCCCGCCACATCGTCCAAGGAACGTCTCCGCGAGCTGATCGCCGCGGGCATGGACGTGGCACGGTTCAACCTCAGCCATGGCAATCATGACCTGCACAGAGAGGTTTACGACCGGGTCAAGGAGGTGGCGGCCGACCTCGGCCGCGGTGTAGGCGTGCTCGCCGACCTGCAGGGCCCCAAGATCCGGGTCGGCACGTTCGAGGAGGGCCCCGTCCGGCTGGGCTTCGGTGACGTCTTCACCATCACCACCGAGGACGTGCCGGGTGACCGCGAGCAGGTCTCCACCACCTACAAGGGGCTGCCCAAGGACGTCCGTCCGGGTGACACGATCCTCGTCGACGACGGTCGCCTCGTGCTGGAGGCCACCCGCGTCGACGGTGAGCGCATCACCACCCGCGTCGTCATCGGCGGCATGATCTCCGACAACAAGGGCCTCAACCTGCCGGGCGTCAACGTCAGCGCCCCGGCGCTCACCGACAAGGACGAGGCCGACCTGCGCTGGGCGCTGCGCACCGGCTTCGACATGATCGCCCTGTCCTTCGTCCGCCGCCCGTCCGACGCCGACGTGGTGCGCAACATCATGGAGCAGGAGGCCGTCCGGCTGCCGCTGCTCGCCAAGATCGAGAAGCCGCAGGCCGTCGACCGCCTCCCCGACATCGTCGAGGCCTTCGACGGCATCATGGTCGCCCGCGGCGACCTCGGCGTCGAGCTGCCCCTGGAGCAGGTGCCGATCGTGCAGCGGCGCATCATCGAGCTGTGCCGCGAGAAGGCCCGCCCGGTCATCGTCGCCACCCAGATGCTCGACTCGATGATGAACGCCCCGCGCCCCACCCGCGCCGAGGCCTCCGACGTCGCCTACGCCGTCATGGACGGCGCCGACGCGGTCATGCTGTCGGGCGAGACCTCGGTCGGCAACTACCCGATCGAGGCCGTCTCCACAATGGACCGCATCGCCTGCGCCGCGGAGAAGTCCTCGCTGCACGCCACCCACACCCTGGAGCGCATGCCGGAGACCACCGGCGGCGCCATCGCCCGCGCCGCGGCCGAGGTGGGGGCCATCGTGGGGGCCAAGGCGCTGGTGGCGTTCACGATGTCGGGCGAGACTGCGCGGCGGCTGGCCCGCTACCGCTCGCCGATCCCGCTGCTCGCCTTCACCTCCGCGCCGCACGTGCGCGGGCAGCTGTCGCTGACGTGGGGGGTGGAGACGTTCCACGTGCCGTTCGTGCACCACACCGATGACATGGTGCGGCAGGTGGAGGCGTCGCTGCTGTCGCTGGGGCGGCTGGAGAAGGGCGACAAGGTGGTCATCGTGGCCGGCTCGCCTCCCGGCACGCCTGGCTCGACCAACGCCCTGCGCGTCCACACGATCGGCTCCGCCGTCTCCCACGCGCACTGA
- a CDS encoding SDR family NAD(P)-dependent oxidoreductase yields MAETTTVALVTGANKGIGYAVAAGLAARGLTVLLGSRDRARGEQAAARLRAELTATGTNGDRQARAAEPEVRAIVLDVTDPATIEAAAASLDRLDVLVNNAGIAGPIGLTPGGTPAAVMREVFETNVIGVLMVTNALLPLLRRSPAPRVVNVSSGVGSLHHHTDPAHYLSALPASATYPPSKTALNSLTVQYAKELREDGILVNAAAPGACATDFTKDLPFPITRTAADGAAVIIELATLGPDGPTGGFFDEHGPVPW; encoded by the coding sequence ATGGCAGAAACCACCACCGTGGCCCTGGTGACCGGGGCGAACAAGGGCATCGGCTACGCCGTCGCCGCGGGGCTCGCCGCCCGCGGCCTGACCGTCCTGCTCGGCTCCCGCGACCGCGCCCGCGGCGAACAGGCCGCCGCCCGCCTCCGCGCCGAGCTCACCGCCACCGGAACGAACGGGGATCGGCAGGCGCGGGCCGCGGAGCCCGAGGTGCGCGCGATCGTCCTGGACGTGACCGACCCCGCCACCATCGAGGCCGCGGCCGCGTCGCTGGACCGCCTGGACGTGCTGGTCAACAACGCCGGCATCGCGGGCCCCATCGGCCTGACGCCGGGCGGCACCCCGGCCGCCGTGATGCGCGAGGTCTTCGAGACCAACGTCATCGGTGTCCTCATGGTCACCAACGCCCTGCTCCCGCTGCTGCGCCGCTCACCCGCTCCCCGCGTCGTGAACGTCTCCAGCGGCGTCGGCTCCCTGCACCACCACACCGACCCCGCCCACTACCTGTCGGCCCTCCCGGCCTCCGCCACGTATCCGCCCTCCAAGACCGCGCTCAACTCGCTCACCGTCCAGTACGCCAAGGAGCTGCGCGAGGACGGCATCCTGGTCAACGCCGCCGCCCCCGGCGCCTGCGCCACCGACTTCACCAAGGACCTGCCGTTCCCCATCACCCGCACGGCGGCCGACGGGGCGGCCGTCATCATCGAGCTGGCCACGCTGGGGCCCGACGGCCCGACGGGCGGTTTCTTCGACGAGCACGGCCCCGTGCCCTGGTGA
- a CDS encoding LysR family transcriptional regulator, translating to METRELAYFAAVAEELHFGRAAARLGMAQPPLSRAIQKLERRLGVRLFERGSRGVSLTPAGEVLAREAATVLDAVAAATARTRRAGLAEPRLVVALKPGGDGGLLPDLLAAYGALPGAVAVELALCGVAERARLVRDGTADVAFLHSPYEDLTGFDSEPLLVEGSVAVMAASHPLAGRDHVRLADLEADPTPRWPGAHPDVSDPAMLMQLVVLGQLVVVAPESVREQVRRDLACVPVIDGAPTTVVLAWPEGARSRALAQFVRTAAEVAARLPGAVGTFRDRSHRE from the coding sequence ATGGAGACGCGCGAGCTGGCCTACTTCGCGGCCGTCGCCGAGGAGCTGCACTTCGGGCGCGCGGCGGCACGGCTCGGCATGGCGCAGCCGCCGCTGTCGAGGGCGATCCAGAAGCTGGAGCGGCGGCTCGGCGTGCGGCTGTTCGAGCGCGGCAGCCGCGGCGTGTCGCTGACCCCGGCGGGCGAGGTGCTGGCCAGGGAGGCTGCGACGGTGCTCGACGCGGTGGCCGCGGCCACCGCCCGCACCCGCCGAGCCGGGCTGGCCGAGCCACGGCTGGTGGTGGCGCTGAAGCCGGGCGGCGACGGCGGGCTGCTGCCGGACCTGCTGGCCGCCTACGGCGCGCTGCCCGGCGCCGTGGCGGTGGAGCTGGCGCTGTGCGGGGTGGCGGAGCGGGCGCGGCTGGTGCGTGACGGCACGGCCGACGTGGCGTTCCTGCACAGCCCGTACGAGGACCTGACGGGGTTCGACAGCGAGCCGCTGCTGGTGGAGGGCAGCGTGGCCGTCATGGCGGCAAGCCATCCGCTGGCCGGCCGCGACCACGTGCGCCTGGCCGACCTCGAGGCCGACCCGACGCCCCGCTGGCCCGGGGCCCATCCGGACGTGAGCGATCCCGCGATGCTGATGCAGCTCGTCGTGCTGGGGCAGCTCGTGGTGGTGGCACCGGAGTCGGTGCGGGAGCAGGTGCGGCGGGACCTGGCGTGCGTGCCGGTGATCGACGGCGCGCCGACGACCGTGGTGCTGGCCTGGCCGGAGGGGGCCCGGTCGCGGGCGCTCGCGCAGTTCGTGCGCACGGCGGCGGAGGTGGCCGCCCGGTTACCAGGTGCGGTCGGGACTTTTCGGGATCGCTCCCACCGGGAATAG
- a CDS encoding DUF2784 domain-containing protein, producing MTYRLLADAAMVVHFAFLVYMAVGGFLAWRWRRTIWAHLAVVAWGLLSVTTGVECPLTLAEDWARRGAGLEGLPASGFIDHYIEGVIYPQEYTNLARLGVAVLVLFSYVGYVLRRQ from the coding sequence ATGACGTACCGGCTCCTGGCCGACGCGGCGATGGTGGTGCACTTCGCTTTTCTCGTCTACATGGCCGTGGGCGGGTTCCTCGCGTGGCGCTGGCGGCGTACGATCTGGGCGCACCTCGCCGTGGTCGCCTGGGGCCTGCTCTCGGTCACGACCGGCGTCGAGTGCCCCCTCACCCTCGCCGAGGACTGGGCGCGCCGTGGCGCGGGCCTGGAGGGGTTACCCGCCAGCGGCTTCATCGACCACTACATCGAAGGCGTGATCTACCCACAGGAGTACACGAACTTGGCGCGACTTGGGGTCGCCGTTCTCGTTCTGTTCTCTTACGTCGGGTACGTTCTCCGTCGTCAGTGA